aaagcaattaaatgttgaaattCTATTACATATATTGCACATTTACACTacaggataaaaataaatccttAAGTATATGAGcagaagatttattaaaatatttttatacatacttataattaatataaaatatttctcctaTAATCATTTATggattacattttatattgaatatattttaagaagctttcattttaaaatataaaaatatatatgtacataaattgAGAAAACAGTTTTTTGCACAATTTCTcctttaacaaaatatatgtataaataaattatataagattttataaattataatatatatatatatataatttatgtataatgataaataaatatatttatgtataatgaTCAAgcttaataatataattaataaaatttaaagatctttaaatattctttataattaaagCTCAAACAAAGAATACGTCAAAAGATTCCATaactatttattaaacatgtaAAAAATTGGTTACAGAACAGTATaagtttcttatttaatacaaaatacattcaatttattaatataaattatatattatttatatcatatttaaaaaattcacatttcatgtatgaaaaaatatttaaacttcaATATTGAACGTTTTACAATATTGACATTATTACAAACAGTTATACATAATGtgaatatctatatattaattCTCCAATGACTGGAAAATATAAACCAATTCATTacctatataatataaacttccttctacatttacatttacatttttgttttctatatcAACATTAAATACACAATTGGGTGGAATATGAGTTTTaccttttaatatattaccgGCCCTAGTCTTTATCCTCGGTCCCATGAGAGGATCATTATAGCGATACAGAGAAACTGACGTTggatctaaaaaaaaataaacaatttagtGAATAATGTAGGTTAGGTAAAATCAATTTGATTTATGCATActctttataattttgttttcttttaatattcgtaatattatatccTCTATAGTGTCTCCATTTGCTATTATAATATCCATTCTGAATAAACCACTGTACTTCTGTGGATTTATGATGCATACTGACACTCCTTGCTTAGTAGAAAAATTCATGTAAGGTGCACCTGGACAACATTCCTCCTTCGTTTTTTCTGGAGCTTCATCCGTATACCTTATCATGATATCCTCTAGCTAGAtgtgaatagaaaattattaaacctaataagaaatattaaaaagaatataatacttACATCTAATGtattttgaagatattttttgttatcttGGAGAATCTTAAACTCGTCAAAATCTAACGTTAAATTCAATGCACTTAATCCGACAAGTtgcattttctctttcataacTTGTACAAATGGCATTACCCGTTTCGTATGTCTTTTTAATTCCTGTAGTTTTCCCAATTctgttgcaataattttattttctggtagtttattgtcatttttctgaaaaataatatatttcataaaatattttagtataaacacataaattaattatatttataatattcacatATGGTATGAACAAAAGAGTAGATTAGAGCTTAACGATTAGTAActtagaaaaagataattaaagcGGATGAGAGTGCGATAGGTAAACATaggaaataagagaaaaaatactAAGTTGGAAATATGTCCTAAGCCAATAGGcgagaattatatataataataaaataattcgaatattctattatatgtTACTTACAAGATATAAGTCTTTCATTGTAGATAAAATAGTACTTTGCCAAGGAGGATACGTTTTAGCTACCCAAATAGTACCTTGATTAGGTTTCTCTATAACtgatgtttcattttttctcttaGATGCTTTCTTTggcgttaaataattttttaagagaATCCTAAATGAATGCGCAGCGTCCATAAGGTATTGTGATGATTTTATAAGAACTTCATCTATTTCGCCTACTTGGGGCCATTTGGCATTTAATATACTACCTTCctgtaaaaatgttatttaattatttttaacatgaATAAGTTCATTTTTtagtgaattttatttatttcatttaaatttgttgTAGTCATTGCTTAGAAGTTGTATTAAGTAGAAAAAACTTACTTTACCAATTAGAGACCACACATGTTCTGCTACATGTGGACAAATTGGAGacaaaagaataatttgaagttctatgaatttcataattaatgtCCAACTAATGCCATCTAGAGAACtcaattgtaaatatttatctcttGCTGCTTGTAATTCAAAGAATCCTGTTCTTAGTGCTTCTTTGTATaacattttcgaataattttctccGGTTTCTTGTATCTTCAGGTTCATTTCACTGATATAATTGCGAACttaatatagattttataaatttttcaaaatgagactttataaatattttcataagtaCCTTTCGAAAACTTTGTCATTAAATGTAGATGATTGTCTTTGTTTATAAGTATCTTTCGAGTTCAACACTTCTTTAACccattcaataaaattatataatctaAGAATTCCAGCATCAGCCATGTTTTCTACGAAATTAGCATCTTCTACTGAATCACCAGCATCGGCTAGACAAAGTCGCATACCATCTGCAGAAAACTTCTCTACAGCTTCAGTAAGTGTTAAGAAGTTACCCTCTGATTTAGACATCTAAGAAAATTACTTGTCATTTTCTCAAGTAATTGTGAGATGTATTAAGAACATCATATTTCTTACCTTTGCTGAATTTAAGAGGAGATGACCATTCGCTCTGATACCTTTTGGCCATAACTCAGATTGTTTAGGCCAGATTGCAGTATGATTATAAATGAAGAACGTTAGATGATTTTGTACTAAATCTTTCCCAGATACTCGTAAATCTACTGGATACCAATAATGAAATTCACGTCGCATATGATCTAATGCCTCTTTCTTTATATCTGTTTTCGGAAACTTtacatctttgaaaaatatataatcccATACTTCGGATGTCATTTCATTAGccctataaaaaaataattgaaacataatttctttttataaaaaaagctaatgttaattaataaataactaaaagtTAATGTTaaagcaaataataataactttggtagaaatttggaattttactttatattgtaAGTATTTGGTTTGTCGCCTTTGAAAGTCCCTCCTTGTAATAAATGTGCCACGGTATAATAAGCCATGTATATTGTTGAGTCTGAGAGTGATTCTATCAACCAACTTTCATCCCATGGTAATCTAGTACCTAGaatttatacttataatactatatgctagaaaaattacataacgtcTTTTCCTTACAAAGTATGTAATCTTACCAAGTCCGTAAGTTCTTGAACATGCATATTCATGTAACCAATTAAGACAGGCTATAAAATTCTTCCTCACTTCTTCATGGAAGGtattaagattatttaaaGCTTCCATTGCTTCGTTTCTCCAAGTTTCTTCACCATAATCCAAATACCATTGGTTACATAAAGCTACTACACACTCATCATTTGATCGTGAGATTATAGTTTTTTCAGGTTCATAATATATAACTGCTTTTCCCTCATTTATCAATTCTTTTTGTATTAGCTTTTTAACTTCTTGaactttttttcctttatatgGACCAACTAGCAATACACCATCGTAAAATCCTTTCAGATATACCATTTCTTTGGCTTCTAATAGCTTAGCTGTGTCATTTTGAGATTGGATTTTTAgcttattgtataaaaataccgCAGATAAATTCCCGAATTCGGGTATTTCGAGAATAGATATCTATCATgtacaattttgttaattacattttaacttGTAATTTGATACCTTTATCATTACAAAAATACACTACACTTACAGGATCATAAGGCAGCACCATTTCATCAGTTATACCATATTTCTCTCTAAGagcttgtttcttttttagatCGGTTAAAGCTGCATAATCATCAGGAGAATCGCTAGGTACAGAGGTAACAATTCCAGTacctttgttttctttaatagTTAACATTGGTAACGTGtaaataactttattaaatGTAAGAGGCGCTTCTAGTGGTAGTCCTAATATGtcctatcaattttatattatttattacatgatATCATTATAAGCAGATTTTTCCTTATAAATAGTAAAGAAGGAATATTACTTTTCCAGTAAGTTCTAAtgcaatttgtattttccCCTCCTCTTTAAAGAAATCTTGGTAAGCCATATTTCGAGCTGCtctttttgttgaaatataaacATCTCCATTCAATAGTGTATAAGCAATGTAAGTTATATCTGGATGAACCCAGCAATTTGTTTGACCATACATTGTTTCTGGTCTTAAAGTGCCAGCTACTAAATAAACTGGTTTGCCAGAAAGAGATCTATAggaatatatgaaatgttcAATATTTAGATCAAATTTTGTAGATTCTTTTGTAATACCTACTTTAAACTTGGAGGATAAGGTTCTCgtagtttcattttaattagtgTATATTCTTGTGGTCCTACGCCTTCTCCAATTGATCTGTCGTGATCCATACAAGGCTGTCCATCTTTTGgtgaataaattgaatatctttttccatattttattttgtttctagCTTTTAGATGTTGAAATTGCCAACGAACAAATGAATCAAAGAATGGGTTTGTATCAGTTGTAATAAATGTTCTGCGCCAATCCACCTAGAACAAGTTTcacattgtttctttttttttttaaattattacatatttattatcaagttatatattttttcttacatGTAAACCAATTGATTTTAGATCTTTCACAGCAAGAGGTGGAAAATAGTCTAACCAATATGTAGCATCAGCAAATTTCTTGATGTCCTCATCTTTTAAGCCAAGTGTTTGCATAATTTGCCATTGATATTTTGCAGTAACATTTTTTGCAACTGCTTTACTCTAAaagtaatattcatttaagaaataatatatacgaatattttatgaattaataatggAACCTTTACCTTTGTTCCTttgcttttatcttttattattacatcttctataatttcctcaattcttttttcgtttgGAAATTGTGGCGGATATCCATATAATTCCATTTCTCTCTTTAACTTATCAGCACATGCTTTAATAGGCATACCAGTACAATGAAAGCCAAATGGAAAAAGGACTTTCTTCCCTAAAAGACGGTTGTACCTAACCGCAAACTACAagttatacaataaattaagactgttatttaatttataattgtataaactATCTTGTTATTATGAAATGCTTACCTCACATTttgataatgaaaatgtatgaCCAAGATGAAGTCTTCCATTCATGtaaggaaaaggaaatgtCGCAAGAAACTTTTCGTCAGAATTTGCCTTTGGTTCCAAAGGTGCATCTGcctcaaatattttctcagcTTCCCATTTTGTTTGCACATCTCTCTCAATTTTTTGAAGATATTCTACTTTAAATGTCCCCTTCCTTTCTGTTGCCtatttgtaacaaataattataaatattaggttgATACATATGAAATGttgtttcttcgaaattttaatttgatacaccaatattagatattaaattttattttatcgttaatcacattaaataagaagaaattataatcaatattaagaatatttacaatgaatatgaaaatttaataattagcTGCCATTAATAATCAAAATGCttgagaaatttgtttatgaaaccttaaatttagaaaaatgccATGAAAGCTTTTacaaaaacataaatttagtGTTTGATAAGGTTAAAAACCAATTTTACttggataatttttaatgcataaattatttttaaaagaattgtaaataaagtttgtatcataaattcttattttatacagcatgtaaatttaataaataattttaactaaaaaactttcaattttaataaataagtaaatatatgaattaaaatataaaaattatataaataagttaaaatatgaattttttaaataagatttaattaacatttaaaataaaacaattaatcaAACAAAATAGTTCTCTGTTTAAGCAGTACAAGAAGCTAAgtgattgaattttattaattacagcTGGTACATTTTATCCCTATAGAGGTTATTTACCTTAACTTGTCAATTATTAAGATTTtgattaaatacattaataatgaATGAATATAGTTTCTAAAAAAGTAGTATTAGTACTTACCATTTTGTTAAAGTTACACGATCCAACAAAATCTGACTTAAGTACGTAAGTGTTGAATACCACGTGTTAAGGTTCTTACAAGATACTGAACAGGTTCAATAGAAAATGATGCAATTTACACAGgacattagattcaactagaatcaaacatactataaactcttctaatccaagttacagtaccacgccgaaataatttacttacaatgctcaatgaaaattgattgtaaatagcctaccaaaaaaaaaaaaaaatttacttacttaaaaaaataatttacttacaatgctcaatgaaaattgtttgtaaatagcctaccaaaaaaaaaaaaagaaaaatttacacaGGTAAACTAATAGatgataaatgtttcattaagTGATACAGCACTTGATAAAACATAAAAGTAAACTTTTTACACAAATTTTACTGAACTATATAAAGAAATCTATATCagcaaagaatattttcatgtatatttaaagttatccatatattttatttaagaagtTTTTAGTTTATAGCTAAAATAGTGATGAGAAATACTTATtcatcaatttaaaatatgtatttcattaCGTATTAACACAAAAAGGCAACGGTGGCAATGAAACAGATTTGGGAAATTGATCAAAGGAAATTCAAAGagattataatagaaaaatacgaatgttCGATTGTCTGTATACGGGACAGAAATCTGGGAATGGAAAGAATGGAACAGCATAGAAGCAGTACAAGATAAATACTTGAAATGGATCTTAGGATTCGATTGGAATACACCCGGGTATAtagcaaaagaagaaactaaaaGAATGAAACTGAGAGTAGAGACATAAAGGAGAGCGGTGATGTTGGAGGAAAAGATAAAATGGGAGCCTGACAATGAAATCTTAAAAGAAGGCAAAATgggaaggagaaaggaaaaagtattATCAGAAAAATGGAATAGCAACGAAAGAAGTAAAGAGGAAAAGTGAGGGAGGATCAGCATAGCGACGGAAACGATAATgagaaatgtatatatataaggataatgataattcaataaaatacaagaattGAGATATGACAAACGATACAAGGAATTGCGCGCGGTTGGATTGCCAAGATACTTAACGGAAAGAGAAAGCAAAAcggaaaagaagcaaaagatTGTAGCAAGGTTTAGATGCGGGAATGAGTTACTAGACAACAAATGTTAGAAATCGGAACAAAACGAAACATGCAGATTTTGTGAAAAAGAATGTGAAACAATGGAATATGTAACGAGGAGATACAAGAAATTAGGAAAAGCTGGAAAAGATCTAAAGAACACTTGACGAATTTGGGAAGGCATACACATGGACAGAAGTATCTaccgaaaaaaaagaaaaagaaaaaaaacagtCAATTCAATGGAGCAAAGGGAGGGAAATAATCATGAGCAAGGAACCACGTTAGAAAGCAGACATAGGACAACAACgagaaatatagtaaataaattttatcaaaatatagtataataaaaaataaatgtatgtagAATACATTGTATCCCTTGCAATGGCGAAAGGCAAGcaataacgttttacattacgtattagcagaaagaaaatttagcTACACGCTAAAATTTGCAGCGcggtaaaatttatataaaaatgcaagatttttatatatttaagaattagtttcataaaataaaagtaaaagatagTATATTAGAATAAACACCAATCTTCagtaaatatgaaaacaaataAGTTCTTAGTAAATAAAAggttttatttatcatatttaatttatttatatttatgaaacatattttaagaaGCATAAAtggtattaattttacttcatAGTTCTTTATAAACAATACGggttttattgttatttcacattatacgtttatataaatatgcttACATACGTGTAACTGATTTTAAGCCTAGtattgaaaaacatttttccattataattGCGGTAGCTTCTGTTAATAAAATACGGCCGATATTCACGTTCACTATCTCTCCAAGTTCGTTTTTTTCAACGCAATAACAGTTATCATAAAATTCCGAAAAAGCGCATGAAATCTCGTAACAATACTCGCAGAGCTGatgcaaatataaattgtttgtaatttttattagtacatcaggaaatttaattaatactttgGCTAACTTCCACTCCTTCTCGTGTTCTAGTGAAATTGGAGTATCCTCTGCTATTTCACGTAATTTTTCCTGCGAAATATTAGCGGCCCTTGCAATAGAACGTATTCTTGTTAATGCATATAGCAAGTACACTGCGGTATTGCCTTTATCCTCCaacattttatcaaaagaaaatacgtattCGTGATTTCTGTTGTGCGATAAGTCTGCATATTTTATGCACCCATAAGCAATAGATTCTTgagcaatttttaattcttcttccGTAAGTACTTTGTCACGTTCCTTTTCTATTAGTTTCTCTAGTGCTCTCTTCAAaccttaaataataaatagggatatgaaaaaattgtccTAACTATAACatgataaatgttttataaggTTTCATAACTTTAGAAGGTAAATTACCTTCATCAAGTAAATCACTTAATTTTACTGTATCTCCAGATCtagttttaaatttctttttatcattgcCAAGAACTACACCAAATCCAACGTGGTCTATTCTATGACGACTTTCTATAATACTTGCTCGCTTAGCACAGTTCTTTAATACTTGAAAATGCATAGATTGACCAGCATCTGTTACATATATTacctatatataaatagaatagtcacagatataaaaataatatattttactaaaatataatattgaaatatatgcaaaatatacccaatctgctttttcttcttctatacGTTGCTTAATAGCCGCCATGTCTGACGTATCATAAGTAAAACCACCATCGGATTTTACAATGGTCAGaggaatttcattattctgtTTGCTCCACATTACTTTTCGTCCTTCATCTTCTTCTAATAGCCCTTTTGCTTCTAAATCTTTTACTATAGCTTCCATATGcttttgataaaaagattCCCCTCTTTCTATCAACTTGATATCGAGACGAGCGTATATCTTCTCGAATTCTACATTTAAAACATAGGTATTTTACATTACACTTATAAATATTccagttttttaattttcgcaTCGATTGTTTTACCTTTTCTGGAAACATCACAAATTAGTTGCCATGCTTTTATCATATCAGGATCGGATGCTTGTAACTTAACAACACAGTTGTAGGCACgctttttaaattcttcatCTCCATCGAATCTCGTCTTTGATTCCTTATAAAAActctacaaattttataataatttattaaaatagttctttacaattataatatacatggagctaatcgtaaaataaaaacgtatttAGAATTACTTGAAGATCCGTAATAGGTGGAGAGATAGATAAACAATCAGGGAACTTATCCTGAAGATGAGCTATCAACATTCCAAATTGAGTACCCCAGTCACCAATATGATTTATTCTCAATACATCGTGGCCTAAAAATTCTAACAATCTTGCGATGCTATCTCCAATTATGGTGGACCTTAAATGTCCAACATGCATTTCTTTAGCGATATTGGGACTAGAAAAATCTACAATTACTTTTTGTCTTTTTGTATATGGTGGAAATGCTTCCCCATTTTTTACTAATGTGTTTAAGGTTGATTGTGCAAATtccctttttaaatatatatttataaaacctGCACCAGTGACTTCCAACTTGGAGATTAAGCTTGATTCTTCCACTTTTGACATAATGTTCTTTGCAACATCTTGCGGCTTTGTTCGaatttctgtataaatataaaaatacttatatcaatatatgcaatatatcaaaatttaatattgatattattatatatcaatattcgTACGATGTCTCTTACCATTGTTATTAAGTTGTTTAGAAAGTGGCATGGCACTGTTACATTGGTAATCTCCAAATTTTGGATTATTACTAGATGTTATAATTACCGGAGGATCACAAACATCAGGATATGCAACTGAGATTGCTtccttaaataaattagatagCGTATCATATATACTGATTACATTGTTCTCTgtcattttcaatttgtttccTAACTTTGCTCTTTCAGCTTTGACAGTCTGTTAAGATCAAACAAGAATGTATCATTATTTTGTTCACAATAAAGTGAAAGTCATAGAATTATTAGAAGTATTTTAGATAAAACAGACCCTCTTTAGGATAGCCActctgtattttaatttaatattttcttgttctaattttacatattcatcTATAGGTACagaatttatcataaaattattagttGTGACATTTTGtcgtaaaaattcaatttccttcCTTAAAAGAGCTATTTCTATTTCCTGCAATATACATATGCAAACTTTATAACCTATATAGGGGTTAAATGACAACTTCAAAGATTACATTCCGCagattttgttaaattcttAAACAGCAAATACAAATCAATAATGTACTTTACCGCCTCGGTTGCTCTTTTGtggaaattttccaaatttatgGTGGTCATTCTATTAAATGTTTACTTTCGGAGATTCTACAAAAATAATGCACGTGGATCTTCCAAAAAATCTGATTTATCCGTTACTTAATCCAAAATTCGGAATCAGATcatataaatagtaaattacaaatgtaaataatatataatatgaaatcaAATGTAAGAAAAAGACTTTTATAATTccatgtatatatagatatctgcgtacatatgtacttatttaaattatagcTCATATAAATTAGCGGGTCTTcttacagaaaatatttgcacaatttcattgtacaaaaatacaaatgtattCAATAAGAAACTAAAAAGTCATTTAATTGACaacatgtatattaattttttccggaaaaatacatttaatcgATAGATAAACATAATTTACCTGCTAAAGAGcaggaatttttcattatcgcTTATGCAAtatctgtataatttttaagtaaaaaatttgtaattaatttaaacgataagaaatatattgatttttattcaagATTATACACGTAATGGAAcgtgaattaaaataaaatgaatggaattactaaaaagatataattgtaaatcgtaaaatattatggaatatgaaacaaaatagaTTTTGTTGACTGAATTACTTAATAGGGTAGTTAAAGAagtagaatttctttttatatcaattatttattttccatacaaattataaacatGTTTTTCAAATACTGTACATATACtgaattctattatatttttaaacctCTAATTTAATGATATATCATTTCGTTCTTTATTTACTTGTTAAATCAACTACTTTGATCctcgttttgttttatttatgataatatacAGGTAGATCCCATTCTTTCTGATCATTACttcatttaatcatttttataatcaagCTCAATTCTTTGATATGGCAGTTCCAGgatatgaagaaatataaattgcaaatagATCAGTGAGTTTCCtattttcgtaaataatttagttattATAAGAATCATAGTCGATGTTTTCATAGAGATAGTAATTTCGTAAagttaacatttaaaaaattgaattattttcaaatcaatatttatttaatatattatcaacatttatttaaaaaacattaatatttcaactattttattactgtaatttttaatgactAAACAAATTACtacaaacaaataatttttacacacGAGTCTCTATGAAAATACTGACGAAAAACTAATAcacctttttttaatttcaaaagattTTACGGTTTACAATAAATGAATCTTTTGTTCTCACCAGAGTATTTTATGCAGTACACAAAACGTAGTCACTGgaactttttcttttgatgatttcttttttatgtaaatatgtacaaagatatttaacaaatttcgtCGGTTTGTCATCGATCGTATCATGTATTGTGTACAGTGCAAATCCTTTCATTTCCTCCCTAATCTACTTCTGCGTTTTTTATCTTTAtggatttcaatttttttcctttttatctgATATCATCAATATAGAGTGAGAGAGTGCTATTTTCTATCTTCACAGAAGacatagataaatatatattttcataatctttccttataaatgtaattcgcttattttaaaatcattattcgttaatgttaataatattagtgtCGGTGCTTCTTTTTTGCGATTTCAAACTCCTCCCGTTTTTCctcgtaatttttcttttttattaaaataaaaattcgcataACCAAAACGATATTTGAGTATCCTCTAAATATATTGCATAATTCCttgcttttttaataataacgatttaTTTGGGGTCGAGTTAGAACCAtcaaatgtttctttatttaattaacatcaaCAAATTCATTCTCATTgcaatgtattattattttcgttctaTATTCTTACATTTTGTGTTCTTCCATATAAATActcttcaaatattaataattattagtaacAAAAGctaataatcaaatttgaaatcgGTCACGATTTccgaaattatattaatggTTCCAACTCCACCTTAATATAGACACAATTTAGCgcaaaattacaatttatagatataatacgtaaaaacGAATCTTACaatgaattattacaaaaaaaaaaaaaaaaaaaagtaacaatAAGTAAAAACTGCGAAAATTGTGAAAGCTGCCAGTTATTGAACGAAAGccacatatattattatttaaatatgtaagtTCCTTCGTTATTCAGTCAATCACTTAGCGAATTTAATTCTCACCCCGAATAAAAAGCGACATATTTCTGACTAAAAGAGAGATCAAAATACATTGCCACTTGTtgcgtaaaaattaattaaagtaaagaaTACAgtaagtattaattatttccttaaaaGTATACATAATTTGTTTCTGTATTATCTTAATATTCACTGCTCCATAGGCAAGTCCTGTTTCAGAACAAGGAATTGATCAGATTAAAGAATACGAAAAGAAGATTCCTGTGCATTCACAATATTTGTAGTCTCTGTGAGAGAtgtgattaaataaaattaactgtaggattttttaatatatggTCCTCTGCTCTTTTATGTGATCGTTACTGAAAAACAGAATCTGAATGTCAAACATTTCTGGTCCATACATCGAAATGATATTAAGTACGAAACACAAACAAGGTTTTGAATGAACTCTGTTGAAAGTGCGCTCAAATTTAGAGAGCTGCGATGAAGTCACGCTATTACGTAGTACTTCTTCATCAAAAAACTGGAGAATCACGCTCAAGGAtcggattttatttttatgctcTTGAACTAATTTCAATGTTCTCCGGTTGAAAAGCATTAAGATGATTGTATCACCAAGTTAGAGAGAAGAATATCTCTGTTCGATGGACGTCGTCCGTATCTAGTGCGCGCAATCGATAGAATCTGATGTACTCGCTTCAGTAAATGTGTAgtagaaagataaaaacaaaCGAAGTACGCTAAGTAAGAAAAGTCATTCGTGTAAGAACtatagaaagaggaaaagaacaaaaaaaaaggagaataaggaagaaagattttagagtaagaaataaaatgattacaGGAAATACAAACACATCCCTCTAATCTAAGTGTCGCTGCCTAAGA
This genomic window from Bombus pyrosoma isolate SC7728 linkage group LG4, ASM1482585v1, whole genome shotgun sequence contains:
- the LOC122567052 gene encoding leucine--tRNA ligase, cytoplasmic isoform X2, translating into MATERKGTFKVEYLQKIERDVQTKWEAEKIFEADAPLEPKANSDEKFLATFPFPYMNGRLHLGHTFSLSKCEFAVRYNRLLGKKVLFPFGFHCTGMPIKACADKLKREMELYGYPPQFPNEKRIEEIIEDVIIKDKSKGTKSKAVAKNVTAKYQWQIMQTLGLKDEDIKKFADATYWLDYFPPLAVKDLKSIGLHVDWRRTFITTDTNPFFDSFVRWQFQHLKARNKIKYGKRYSIYSPKDGQPCMDHDRSIGEGVGPQEYTLIKMKLREPYPPSLKSLSGKPVYLVAGTLRPETMYGQTNCWVHPDITYIAYTLLNGDVYISTKRAARNMAYQDFFKEEGKIQIALELTGKDILGLPLEAPLTFNKVIYTLPMLTIKENKGTGIVTSVPSDSPDDYAALTDLKKKQALREKYGITDEMVLPYDPISILEIPEFGNLSAVFLYNKLKIQSQNDTAKLLEAKEMVYLKGFYDGVLLVGPYKGKKVQEVKKLIQKELINEGKAVIYYEPEKTIISRSNDECVVALCNQWYLDYGEETWRNEAMEALNNLNTFHEEVRKNFIACLNWLHEYACSRTYGLGTRLPWDESWLIESLSDSTIYMAYYTVAHLLQGGTFKGDKPNTYNIKANEMTSEVWDYIFFKDVKFPKTDIKKEALDHMRREFHYWYPVDLRVSGKDLVQNHLTFFIYNHTAIWPKQSELWPKGIRANGHLLLNSAKMSKSEGNFLTLTEAVEKFSADGMRLCLADAGDSVEDANFVENMADAGILRLYNFIEWVKEVLNSKDTYKQRQSSTFNDKVFESEMNLKIQETGENYSKMLYKEALRTGFFELQAARDKYLQLSSLDGISWTLIMKFIELQIILLSPICPHVAEHVWSLIGKEGSILNAKWPQVGEIDEVLIKSSQYLMDAAHSFRILLKNYLTPKKASKRKNETSVIEKPNQGTIWVAKTYPPWQSTILSTMKDLYLKNDNKLPENKIIATELGKLQELKRHTKRVMPFVQVMKEKMQLVGLSALNLTLDFDEFKILQDNKKYLQNTLDLEDIMIRYTDEAPEKTKEECCPGAPYMNFSTKQGVSNVSFSVSL